In the genome of Bradyrhizobium arachidis, one region contains:
- a CDS encoding siphovirus Gp157 family protein, with protein MKPHEVDALRLEIEKLARDYPEIAEDEVLRADMLDADTSLVDVLTALIRLGEDARTLRDGTKQQQENLKARADRFGRRLEFTRALMLSILNAAALRKVELPEATVYLRNNPQQLIGEPDADALPDEFVKIKRTADRAAIKAALQAGRELPGLQLSNASPSIMVMVK; from the coding sequence ATGAAGCCGCATGAAGTCGACGCGCTGCGCCTGGAGATCGAGAAGCTGGCCCGCGACTATCCCGAGATCGCCGAGGACGAGGTGTTGCGCGCGGACATGCTCGACGCCGATACCTCGCTCGTGGACGTGCTCACCGCGCTGATCCGCCTGGGCGAGGATGCCCGCACGCTGCGCGACGGCACCAAGCAGCAGCAGGAGAACTTGAAGGCGCGGGCCGACCGGTTCGGCCGCCGCTTGGAATTCACCCGCGCGCTGATGCTGTCCATCCTCAACGCCGCCGCCTTGCGCAAGGTCGAGCTGCCGGAGGCGACCGTCTATTTGCGCAACAACCCGCAGCAGCTGATCGGCGAGCCCGATGCAGACGCGCTGCCGGACGAATTCGTGAAAATCAAACGGACGGCGGATCGCGCGGCGATCAAGGCGGCGTTGCAGGCCGGGCGCGAATTGCCCGGCCTGCAGCTCTCCAATGCGTCGCCCTCGATCATGGTGATGGTGAAGTGA
- a CDS encoding RAD52 family DNA repair protein, with amino-acid sequence MFDDEIKAALDAPLNRAHVKEREQGGRKLSYIEGWVAIAEANRIFGFDGWTRETIDLKCVAENAREIGRDKVPGFGVTYNARVRVTVGRVVREGSGSGHGIDRDLGLAHESALKEAETDAMKRAFMTFGNVFGLALYDKTQSNVVDEAELRRQVEMAAKRTSFLEHYKSSIDDYTDKTKLLTWWNSDAQKAARRNYELSYDDVEMLKARVRQKAEALDA; translated from the coding sequence ATGTTCGACGACGAGATCAAGGCCGCGCTCGACGCGCCACTCAACCGCGCCCATGTCAAGGAGCGCGAGCAGGGCGGGCGAAAGCTCTCCTACATCGAGGGCTGGGTCGCCATCGCCGAAGCCAATCGCATTTTCGGATTTGATGGCTGGACCCGCGAGACCATCGATCTCAAATGCGTTGCGGAGAACGCGCGCGAGATCGGCCGCGACAAGGTGCCGGGCTTCGGGGTGACCTACAACGCCAGGGTCCGCGTCACGGTCGGCCGCGTGGTGCGCGAGGGCAGCGGCTCCGGCCACGGCATCGACCGTGACCTCGGCCTCGCGCATGAGAGCGCGCTGAAGGAGGCCGAGACCGACGCGATGAAGCGCGCCTTCATGACGTTCGGCAACGTGTTCGGTCTCGCGCTCTACGACAAGACGCAGAGCAACGTCGTCGACGAGGCCGAGCTGCGGCGGCAGGTCGAGATGGCGGCGAAGCGGACCTCGTTCCTCGAACACTACAAGTCGTCCATCGACGACTACACCGACAAGACCAAGCTGCTGACATGGTGGAACAGCGATGCGCAGAAGGCGGCGCGGCGCAATTACGAGCTGAGCTACGACGACGTTGAAATGTTGAAGGCGCGCGTGCGCCAGAAAGCGGAGGCGCTCGATGCCTGA
- a CDS encoding YdaU family protein, with protein MVKLPWFPIHVGDYLADTGHLSPAQHGAYMLLLLHSWKTGALADDDEQLANITRMTADEWRANRATLLRFFHKDCNEGWRSARLEHERQRAQETSQRRSLAGSKGGTKSAMNRLLKK; from the coding sequence ATGGTGAAGCTTCCATGGTTTCCAATCCATGTTGGCGACTATCTGGCCGACACTGGGCATCTCTCTCCCGCGCAGCACGGCGCCTACATGCTGCTGTTGCTTCATTCGTGGAAGACCGGCGCGCTGGCCGATGACGACGAGCAGCTCGCCAACATCACGCGCATGACGGCTGACGAGTGGCGCGCAAACCGCGCGACGCTGTTGCGCTTCTTCCACAAGGACTGCAATGAGGGCTGGCGCAGCGCGCGCCTGGAGCACGAGCGGCAGCGCGCTCAGGAGACGTCCCAGCGCCGTTCCCTGGCCGGATCGAAGGGCGGAACGAAGTCCGCGATGAACCGGCTCCTCAAAAAGTAA